The following are encoded in a window of Ruficoccus amylovorans genomic DNA:
- a CDS encoding sulfatase-like hydrolase/transferase, producing MRKNTALTVALGLIAGVCPAATTRAAEPSAPNILVIMADDLGYDDVGFQEQGKLREVTPNIDRLAEQGMRFTQGYACASVCGPSRAGFITGMNQQRFGFQENFPPDWTNPPHMDWQRGAWTEFGIPPEVKTVGDYLQSAGYLTGVIGKWHLGYDEQYYPTARGFDYFYGMRSGGRNYVSTPDYNTTDKIPDKWRSIEENGVIVPESEITYLTENLTEQAVAFIDRAAKEHQPFFLFMSYTAPHSPYQAKPEDLARIDALFPDISRKRATYLAMILNMDDGVGRILAELEKNRQTQNTLIVFLSDNGATSKGPGDNAPLTGHKWTPFEGGIRVPFVISWPGRIPAGTESDQVISALDLLPTFLGLAGVERPEGLDGVDLWPCLSDPNTSLGERALFWREQTSEGDALWGRVGDVKYIAASKWDEPRAYDLSGSATEDDATRLTELSGAESVKGAVEEWNEQLPPPAWPVYNWRTGKKFSVEAAGAQ from the coding sequence ATGCGAAAGAATACTGCGCTTACTGTGGCTCTTGGCCTGATCGCGGGCGTTTGCCCCGCCGCTACAACGCGAGCCGCTGAGCCGTCCGCCCCGAATATCCTGGTCATCATGGCCGATGATCTTGGCTATGATGATGTCGGCTTTCAGGAGCAGGGGAAGCTGCGGGAGGTGACCCCGAACATCGACCGCCTGGCGGAGCAGGGTATGCGCTTTACGCAGGGCTACGCCTGCGCCAGTGTTTGCGGGCCTTCGCGGGCGGGCTTCATCACGGGGATGAACCAGCAGCGGTTCGGCTTTCAGGAAAACTTTCCGCCGGACTGGACGAACCCGCCCCACATGGACTGGCAGCGGGGCGCGTGGACGGAGTTCGGCATTCCCCCGGAGGTGAAAACGGTTGGCGACTACCTCCAGTCCGCGGGGTACCTGACGGGCGTCATCGGCAAGTGGCATCTGGGCTATGACGAGCAGTACTACCCGACGGCGCGCGGGTTCGACTACTTCTACGGCATGCGCAGCGGCGGACGGAACTATGTATCCACTCCGGACTACAACACGACCGACAAGATACCGGATAAGTGGCGGTCGATCGAGGAAAACGGTGTCATTGTGCCCGAGAGCGAGATCACTTATCTGACCGAAAACCTCACGGAGCAGGCGGTGGCCTTTATTGACCGGGCCGCGAAGGAGCATCAGCCCTTTTTTCTTTTTATGTCATACACGGCTCCGCACTCTCCTTATCAGGCGAAGCCGGAAGACCTCGCCCGCATCGACGCGCTCTTTCCGGACATTTCCAGGAAACGGGCGACCTACCTGGCCATGATCCTGAACATGGACGATGGCGTCGGGCGAATTCTGGCGGAACTGGAAAAAAACCGGCAGACTCAGAACACGCTGATCGTCTTCCTCAGCGACAATGGCGCGACATCTAAAGGCCCCGGTGACAACGCCCCCCTGACCGGGCACAAGTGGACGCCGTTCGAGGGCGGGATTCGAGTGCCGTTTGTCATCAGCTGGCCGGGGCGGATTCCGGCGGGCACGGAGTCGGATCAGGTGATTTCCGCGCTGGATTTGCTGCCGACTTTTCTCGGGCTGGCGGGTGTCGAGCGACCGGAGGGGCTCGACGGTGTGGACTTGTGGCCCTGCCTGTCCGACCCCAATACCTCACTGGGGGAGCGGGCGCTCTTTTGGCGCGAACAGACTTCCGAGGGAGACGCCCTCTGGGGGCGGGTCGGGGATGTCAAATACATCGCGGCCAGCAAGTGGGACGAACCCCGCGCCTATGACCTGAGCGGGTCCGCTACGGAGGATGACGCCACCCGGCTAACCGAGCTTTCCGGGGCGGAGTCTGTGAAGGGGGCCGTCGAGGAGTGGAACGAGCAACTCCCGCCGCCTGCCTGGCCGGTTTATAACTGGAGGACCGGCAAGAAGTTTTCCGTCGAAGCCGCCGGTGCGCAGTGA